In Gracilibacillus salitolerans, the sequence TGAGATGTTTTCTTATCGGAATTATTTTATCTGTAATAGGGGTTTTAATATCTTTAATTATGTGGGGAATAGATAAAGCTTATGTCATTACTGGTGGTATTGGAATCCTGTTCATTGGAATATCTATGATTTTTTCAGGTTCAATGGTAAACGGAAATAGAATGAGAGCCAATTTTGCAACAGAATCTGCTGAAGATAGGCGTAATCGAAATAGCGTAACTTTACATACAGCTTTAATTGGAATACCTAACATTGTTATTGCTTTATTGATTTACTTCTTTCTCAACTAAAGTTACTAGTAAAGCCTCTAGATATTAAACTGAACAAGGGGGAGGTTATAACCCCCTTATTTTTAATTGTTTATAAGTAAACTAATTAGGTTATATCTATAACAAGGCCTTATTTAAATCCTGGGCTATGAATGTCGATATAGTGTAAAAATAAAATGTCAAATATTACAAAAATATTAAATATAGTAAAACTAGTAAACTTTCACATTTCTATTACATATATTATATAGAGACAAATTATTTTAGAGGAGGAGATAAAATATGGCACAAAAAAAGGTTCATTTGATACCTTATACGATTCAGTCAATTGAGGATTCCAAAAATGAGACCCCGGAAGGTGTTCAACTGGTACAGGCTCCTGCCATATGGGAGAAAAGTAGCGAAGGGGAAGATATCGTTATTGCGGTTATAGACACTGGTATAGAGTCGGATCATCCAGATCTTAAGAATCGAATAATTGGTGGAAGAAATTTCACATCAGATTATAATGGAGACCAAGACAACTTTGAAGACAATAACGGTCATGGAACACACGTATCAGGAACCATTGCAGCAAGCCTTGATGGAGATGGTGTTGTAGGTGTTGCTCCAAAAGCTAAAATATTAAGTCTAAAGGCGTTGACAGGGGAAGGTTCTGGAGAATATGAATGGATCATAGATGCGATAAACTATGCAGTTGAATGGCGTGGTCCTGACAATGAACGAGCTCGAGTAATTTGCATGTCCCTTGGTGGTCCTAATGATGTTCCTGAGATGCATGAAGCGATTCAAGATGCAGTTAATCAAGATGTATCTGTCGTTGTTGCTGCGGGAAATGAAGGGGATGGAGAAGAGGATACACCTGAGTATGCCTACCCTGGAGCTTATACTGAGGTCATTTGTGTTGGTGCTGTAAATATGGATTTACAACTTGCTCCGTTTTCAAATACCAATAACGAAGTGGATCTTGTAGCTC encodes:
- a CDS encoding DUF5316 domain-containing protein; the encoded protein is MRCFLIGIILSVIGVLISLIMWGIDKAYVITGGIGILFIGISMIFSGSMVNGNRMRANFATESAEDRRNRNSVTLHTALIGIPNIVIALLIYFFLN
- a CDS encoding S8 family peptidase, with protein sequence MAQKKVHLIPYTIQSIEDSKNETPEGVQLVQAPAIWEKSSEGEDIVIAVIDTGIESDHPDLKNRIIGGRNFTSDYNGDQDNFEDNNGHGTHVSGTIAASLDGDGVVGVAPKAKILSLKALTGEGSGEYEWIIDAINYAVEWRGPDNERARVICMSLGGPNDVPEMHEAIQDAVNQDVSVVVAAGNEGDGEEDTPEYAYPGAYTEVICVGAVNMDLQLAPFSNTNNEVDLVAPGVDVLSTYIDNKFAKLSGTSMAAPHVAGALALIINLSEKEFDRSLVEPEIYAQLVRRTLPLDYQKSAEGNGFLLLNLVDQLDRINAPNLEETD